The following are encoded in a window of Callithrix jacchus isolate 240 chromosome 9, calJac240_pri, whole genome shotgun sequence genomic DNA:
- the TCHP gene encoding trichoplein keratin filament-binding protein, whose protein sequence is MALPTLPSYWCSQQRLNQQLARQREQEARLRQQWEQNSRYFRMSDICSSKQAEWSSKTSYQRSMHAYQREKMKEEKRKSLEVRREKLRQLMQEEQDLLVRELEELRLSMNLRERRIREQHRNLKSAREEQRKLIAEQLLYEHWKKNNPRLREMELDLHQKHVVNSWDMQKEEKKQQEAMAEQENKQYENQYKKARREALERMKAEEERRQLEDKLQAEALLQQMEELKLKEVEATKLKKEQENLLKQQWELDRLEEERKQMEAFREKAELGRFLRHQYNAQLNRRAQQIQEELEADRRILQALLEKEDESQRLDLAKREQAVADVAWMKQAIEEQLQLERAREAELQVLLREEAKEMWEKREAEWARERSARDRLMSEVLTGRQQQIQEKIEQNRRAQEESLKHREQLIRNLEEARESARREKEESEELKSTRKRELEAQVAERRLQAWEADQQEEEEEEEARRAEQLSDALLQQEAKTMAERGYRPKPYGHPKIAWN, encoded by the exons ATGGCGCTCCCCACGTTGCCGTCCtactggtgcagccagcagcgcCTGAATCAGCAGCTAGCACGACAGCGAGAGCAGGAGGCCCGGCTTCGGCAGCAGTGGGAGCAGAACAGCCGTTATTTCAGGATGTCTGACATCTGCAGCTCCAAGCAGGCAGAGTGGAGCTCTAAAACCTCCTACCAGCGGAG CATGCATGCCTATCAGCGTGAGAAGatgaaggaggagaagaggaagagtcTGGAGGTCCGGCGGGAGAAGCTCAGGCAGCTCATGCAGGAGGAACAGGACCTGCTGGTCAGAGAACTGGAGGAGCTAAGGCTGAGCATGAACTTGAGGGAAAGAAGAATCCGGGAGCAGCACAGGAATCTGAAATCAGCTAGAGAAGAACAGAGGAAACTG ATTGCTGAACAACTTTTGTATGAACACTGGAAAAAGAACAACCCGAGACTTCGAGAG ATGGAGCTGGACCTTCACCAGAAGCATGTGGTAAACTCTTGGGacatgcagaaagaagaaaaaaaacag CAAGAAGCCATGGCAGAGCAAGAGAACAAACAGTATGAAAACCAATACAAAAAGGCCCGGAGGGAGGCGCTGGAACGGATGAAAGCTGAAGAGGAAAGGAGGCAGCTGGAGGACAAGCTCCAGGCGGAGGCGCTGCTGCAGCAGATGGAGGAGCTGAAACtgaaggaggtggag GCCACCAAACTAAAGAAGGAGCAGGAGAATCTGCTGAAGCAGCAGTGGGAGCTGGACAGGCTGGAGGAAGAGCGGAAGCAGATGGAAGCCTTCCGGGAGAAGGCGGAGCTGGG GCGCTTCTTGAGACATCAGTATAACGCTCAACTCAACAGACGCGCACAGCAGATCCAAGAGGAGCTG GAGGCAGACAGGCGGATTCTGCAGGCCCTCCTCGAGAAGGAGGACGAGAGCCAGCGCCTCGACCTGGCCAAGCGGGAGCAGGCGGTGGCTGATGTAGCCTGGATGAAGCAGGCCATTGAGGAGCAGCTGCAGTTGGAGCGGGCacgggaggcagagttgcaggtGCTGCTGAG GGAGGAGGCCAAGGAGATGTGggaaaagagagaggcagagtgGGCCCGAGAACGCAGCGCACGGGACAGACTGATGAGCGAG GTTCTGACAGGGAGACAACAGCAAATACAAGAGAAGATTGAACAGAATCGACGGGCACAAGAGGAATCCCTGAAACACAGGGAGCAACTCATTCGAAATCTCgaggaggcaagagaatctgCTCGTCGCGAGAAAGAGGAGAGTGAAGAGCTGAAATCTACCAGGAAGCGGGAGCTGGAAGCCCAG GTTGCAGAGCGCCGGCTGCAGGCATGGGAAGCAGAccagcaggaagaggaggaagaggaggaggcccGCCGGGCTGAGCAGCTCTCGGATGCCTTGCTGCAGCAGGAGGCCAAGACCATGGCTGAGCGGGGCTACCGGCCCAAG ccTTACGGACATCCGAAAATTGCTTGGAACTGA